A genomic stretch from Sulfolobales archaeon includes:
- a CDS encoding AAA family ATPase has translation MPFLPFLRKGRGSSEARSSEAKKEVVEEAAQRQQPQPTAGLDEGPLVIAFSSTKGGCGKSLLATGSAFIASAAGEKVLIVDLDITNMTATMITIGSLGMRSEELYSRIYKSVVDIKRFSSVGLLKESLKILQAMEQNKRLVITKEIGGPPFVRSDVHGLFIPAPGTEHREPVPLAYLGDIYFIPAAPLSIAEFERERFFDMPADELNEQVAAMVQVLRKIAGELGITRVFIDLPPTDRLKIHKPSYKWIQVAAEKSDTVFLVTEYVSSGEVTPAEIIGFVGSFRGFDGIVERSGGIIVNKVDPSILSGSDGFTSTSIYSFLGRGFPKASSAGKIYAVPYDPSWSEYKQYTSRQIHPIFIMFRGAGAALTKILLREGVITRVPGSR, from the coding sequence ATGCCATTCCTACCATTCCTGAGAAAGGGTAGGGGCTCTTCGGAGGCCAGATCATCGGAGGCTAAGAAGGAGGTGGTGGAGGAGGCTGCACAGAGGCAGCAGCCCCAGCCAACTGCGGGCTTGGATGAGGGGCCTCTCGTCATAGCCTTCTCCTCTACCAAGGGTGGGTGTGGGAAGAGCCTTCTAGCCACTGGATCTGCTTTCATAGCCTCTGCCGCCGGGGAGAAGGTTTTGATCGTGGATCTAGATATAACGAATATGACCGCAACAATGATAACCATTGGGAGCCTCGGTATGAGGAGTGAAGAGCTCTATAGCAGGATATATAAGAGCGTGGTGGATATAAAGAGATTCTCCTCTGTAGGGCTTCTGAAGGAATCGCTCAAGATATTGCAGGCGATGGAGCAGAACAAGAGGCTAGTCATAACCAAGGAGATCGGCGGGCCACCCTTTGTCAGAAGCGATGTCCACGGCCTCTTCATACCAGCCCCTGGGACTGAGCATAGAGAGCCTGTTCCACTAGCATATCTAGGGGATATATATTTCATCCCAGCCGCTCCCCTGAGCATAGCTGAGTTCGAGAGGGAGAGGTTCTTCGATATGCCTGCTGATGAGCTGAACGAGCAGGTTGCTGCTATGGTTCAGGTTCTGAGGAAGATCGCTGGTGAGCTAGGGATCACAAGGGTATTCATAGATCTCCCTCCAACGGATAGGCTTAAGATCCACAAGCCATCCTACAAATGGATCCAGGTGGCTGCTGAGAAGAGCGACACCGTCTTCCTGGTGACGGAGTATGTGTCATCTGGGGAGGTTACCCCGGCGGAGATCATAGGTTTTGTCGGGAGCTTCAGAGGGTTTGACGGGATTGTCGAGAGGAGCGGTGGGATAATAGTGAACAAGGTAGACCCATCGATCCTATCCGGCTCAGATGGCTTCACATCGACGAGCATATATAGCTTCCTGGGCAGGGGCTTCCCAAAGGCATCCTCAGCCGGCAAGATCTACGCTGTCCCCTACGACCCCTCTTGGTCTGAGTATAAGCAGTACACCTCAAGACAGATCCACCCGATCTTCATAATGTTCAGGGGAGCCGGGGCAGCACTGACGAAGATCCTGCTGAGGGAAGGGGTCATAACAAGGGTTCCAGGGTCTAGATGA